One Malus sylvestris chromosome 14, drMalSylv7.2, whole genome shotgun sequence DNA segment encodes these proteins:
- the LOC126598867 gene encoding uncharacterized protein LOC126598867 isoform X2 has protein sequence MKLGEEKPSDLDVGKSSLTSFKFTPDYRAFSGEFSWNSSLEIVFRRQQRSSESKEEDEQIFRQFLWNILTASGETYPEDEHSQGRLGDYDPSTYQTMPPRREPRHSAEPSFPDIAQLGEAIANAIQSSLRPPQMTSLQTVYNLKLNHFMGNEGHEGAEKWLNHIEKTFLVM, from the exons atgaagctcggagaagaaaaaccaagcgaTTTAGACGTCGGGAAATCGAGTTTGACGAGTTTTAAGTTTACGCCGGATTATCGAGCTTTCTCCGGAGAGTTTTCGTGGAATTCAAGCCTTGAAATTG TTTTCCGGCGACAACAACGGTCATCGGAGTCGAAGGAAGAAGACGAGCAAATATTCCGTCAATTTTtatggaatattctaacggcatcAG gggagacttatcccgaggacgagcataGTCAAGGGCGGCTCGGGgactacgacccttcgacatacca aactatgccgcctcgtagagagccacgtcactcagctgagcctagtttccctgatattgctcagttaggggaagctatagctaaTGCCATTCAGTCTTCGCTCCGTCCTCCTCAAATGACATCTCTTCAAACTGTGTATAATCTGAAGCTGAatcatttcatgggtaatgaaggacatgaaggaGCGGAGAAGTGGCTTAATCATATCGAGAAGACTTTCCTTGTGATGTAG
- the LOC126598867 gene encoding uncharacterized protein LOC126598867 isoform X3: protein MKLGEEKPSDLDVGKSSLTSFKFTPDYRAFSGEFSWNSSLEIVFRRQQRSSESKEEDEQIFRQFLWNILTASGETYPEDEHSQGRLGDYDPSTYQF from the exons atgaagctcggagaagaaaaaccaagcgaTTTAGACGTCGGGAAATCGAGTTTGACGAGTTTTAAGTTTACGCCGGATTATCGAGCTTTCTCCGGAGAGTTTTCGTGGAATTCAAGCCTTGAAATTG TTTTCCGGCGACAACAACGGTCATCGGAGTCGAAGGAAGAAGACGAGCAAATATTCCGTCAATTTTtatggaatattctaacggcatcAG gggagacttatcccgaggacgagcataGTCAAGGGCGGCTCGGGgactacgacccttcgacatacca gttttag
- the LOC126598867 gene encoding uncharacterized protein LOC126598867 isoform X1, whose translation MKLGEEKPSDLDVGKSSLTSFKFTPDYRAFSGEFSWNSSLEIVFRRQQRSSESKEEDEQIFRQFLWNILTASVVSHIGETYPEDEHSQGRLGDYDPSTYQTMPPRREPRHSAEPSFPDIAQLGEAIANAIQSSLRPPQMTSLQTVYNLKLNHFMGNEGHEGAEKWLNHIEKTFLVM comes from the exons atgaagctcggagaagaaaaaccaagcgaTTTAGACGTCGGGAAATCGAGTTTGACGAGTTTTAAGTTTACGCCGGATTATCGAGCTTTCTCCGGAGAGTTTTCGTGGAATTCAAGCCTTGAAATTG TTTTCCGGCGACAACAACGGTCATCGGAGTCGAAGGAAGAAGACGAGCAAATATTCCGTCAATTTTtatggaatattctaacggcatcAG ttgtttcacatataggggagacttatcccgaggacgagcataGTCAAGGGCGGCTCGGGgactacgacccttcgacatacca aactatgccgcctcgtagagagccacgtcactcagctgagcctagtttccctgatattgctcagttaggggaagctatagctaaTGCCATTCAGTCTTCGCTCCGTCCTCCTCAAATGACATCTCTTCAAACTGTGTATAATCTGAAGCTGAatcatttcatgggtaatgaaggacatgaaggaGCGGAGAAGTGGCTTAATCATATCGAGAAGACTTTCCTTGTGATGTAG